In Papaver somniferum cultivar HN1 chromosome 1, ASM357369v1, whole genome shotgun sequence, a genomic segment contains:
- the LOC113294017 gene encoding serpin-ZX-like, translating to MDFYSRLPLSVQMDSCLQHLWLNEAKNQNFVFSPFSIIYVALGLVTSGSNGGTLKQLLEFLNSDSLNHLNSVTSRLIEFVDQTCDRGPKLSFVNGVWVENSCTLKPSFKEVVNSVYGAQAEAVDFINKASEAMEKVNKWAEKETNGLVKNLLPDGSVDGDTRLVLANALYFKGSWDFIFDKSQTRSAEFHLLDGTSVQVPFMTNMFEQFVSCQKGFKVLQLPYRQANYSIERNLSMYIYLPDRKDGLAELIEKMSDSNSTGFFDRNLPRQRVQMREFMIPKFKFSFEFEASRVFKDDVGINLPFDIEQADLSEMVNEKIQLFVSGVHHKCTVEVDEVGTEAAASTGIVVMLQCLRRPVDFVADHPFVFTIRDNVNGVVLFMGHVLNPLGSDE from the exons ATGGACTTCTATTCGAGGTTGCCATTAAGTGTTCAAATGGATTCATGTCTTCAACACCTCTGGTTAAATGAAGCCAAAAACCAGAATTTTGTATTTTCACCCTTCTCAATTATTTATGTAGCTCTTGGTTTAGTGACTTCTGGGTCAAATGGTGGAACCTTGAAACAATTGTTGGAGTTCCTCAACTCTGATAGCCTCAATCATCTCAATTCGGTCACTTCTCGACTGATTGAATTTGTAGATCAAACGTGCGACCGTGGACCTAAACTGTCTTTCGTCAACGGTGTTTGGGTGGAGAATTCTTGCACTCTAAAACCTTCTTTCAAAGAAGTTGTTAATTCAGTCTATGGAGCTCAAGCCGAGGCTGTGGATTTTATAAATAAG GCCTCGGAAGCAATGGAGAAGGTGAACAAATGGGCTGAAAAGGAAACCAATGGATTAGTTAAGAATCTTCTTCCTGATGGATCTGTCGATGGAGACACTAGGCTTGTATTAGCAAATGCACTTTACTTCAAAGGATCGTGGGACTTCATATTCGACAAATCACAAACCAGGAGTGCAGAATTTCATCTCCTCGACGGAACTTCAGTTCAAGTCCCTTTCATGACTAACATGTTCGAACAGTTTGTTTCTTGCCAAAAGGGTTTTAAAGTTCTTCAACTTCCATATAGACAAGCCAATTATAGTATTGAAAGAAACTTGTCTATGTACATATATTTACCTGACAGGAAAGATGGATTAGCTGAGCTGATAGAGAAAATGTCAGACTCTAATTCAACAGGTTTCTTTGATCGAAATCTTCCCAGACAAAGAGTGCAGATGAGAGAATTCATGATCCCAAAATTCAAGTTCTCATTTGAGTTTGAAGCATCAAGAGTTTTCAAGGACGACGTGGGAATAAATTTGCCTTTTGATATAGAACAAGCAGACCTCTCAGAGATGGTAAATGAAAAAATTCAACTATTTGTTTCAGGAGTTCATCACAAGTGTACCGTTGAAGTTGATGAAGTGGGAACTGAAGCTGCTGCTTCTACTGGTATCGTCGTTATGCTGCAATGTCTCAGGCGTCCTGTCGACTTTGTAGCCGATCATCCCTTCGTGTTTACTATCAGAGACAATGTAAATGGTGTTGTTTTGTTCATGGGACATGTCCTTAATCCTCTAGGATCTGATGAATGA
- the LOC113347283 gene encoding serpin-ZXA-like — protein MLVLVNALYFKGSWEQKFDPSKTTHSNFYLSDETPSSVTVPFMTDSYEDHFVSCYPGFKVLQLPYKSINVSDQPSQQDNFAMYIFLPDRRDGLGNLIEQVSSEPGFLDRHLPTRRVEVGQLKIPKFKISFGFEASRDFKENMELDIIFDPGQAELTEMVMRSSSKSKDGSSINLSVSGVGHKCFVEIDEQGTEAAAATDIDCGFSCGFAPIDFIADHPFMFIIRDNVNRVVLFMGHILNPLLPWLHLSLHSLII, from the coding sequence ATGCTTGTACTGGTGAATGCACTCTACTTCAAAGGATCTTGGGAACAAAAATTTGATCCATCAAAAACAACCCACTCAAACTTTTATCTCAGCGATGAAACTCCGTCGTCGGTTACGGTCCCTTTCATGACAGATAGCTATGAAGATCATTTTGTTTCGTGTTACCCCGGATTCAAAGTACTTCAACTACCATACAAATCTATCAATGTGAGTGATCAGCCAAGTCAACAGGATAACTTTGCTATGTACATATTTTTACCCGACAGACGAGATGGACTAGGTAATCTAATTGAGCAAGTTAGTTCGGAACCAGGTTTCCTAGACCGTCATCTCCCTACTCGACGTGTTGAAGTGGGACAACTTAAAATTCCTAAATTTAAGATATCATTTGGGTTCGAGGCTTCCAGAGATTTTAAAGAGAACATGGAActagatataatttttgatccaggCCAAGCAGAGCTGACTGAAATGGTGATGCGTTCTAGTTCAAAATCCAAAGACGGATCCAGTATTAACCTCTCTGTTTCAGGAGTTGGACACAAGTGCTTCGTTGAAATTGATGAACAAGGGACTGAAGCTGCGGCCGCAACTGATATTGATTGTGGGTTTTCTTGCGGATTTGCTCCTATAGACTTCATTGCTGATCATCCATTCATGTTTATTATCAGAGACAATGTTAATAGGGTGGTTTTGTTCATGGGCCATATTCTTAATCCACTCTTGCCTTGGCTTCATCTTTCTCTTCATTCTTTGATCATCTGA
- the LOC113294008 gene encoding serpin-ZXA-like translates to MHCTLKDYGKDTFDISKTKDSEFYLLDGSSIPQVPFMTNDEMQHVCCYQGFKVLQLPFSTQYKTHYGGDEEDASFEKSYDDVAADTQLSMYIILPDNRDGLGDLMEKVSSDPDGFLHSHLPLINRPRVRMGEFWIPKFKISFDFEASRVLKELGVVFPFDPDKSELSEMVTVITGSQLDRPRKRNKSTGGNVFVSKAIHKCFVEVDEGGTTAAAATSFDDWEELCNIDFEDEDDLPEPVDFVADHPFMFLIRDDKCGVVLSAGYVLNPLLTDE, encoded by the coding sequence ATGCATTGTACTTTAAAGGATTATGGCAAAGACACATTTGATATATCTAAaacaaaagattcagaattctaTCTTCTTGACGGAAGCTCAATCCCACAAGTCCCTTTCATGACTAACGATGAGATGCAACATGTTTGTTGTTACCAAGGATTCAAAGTTCTTCAACTCCCATTCAGTACACAATACAAAACCCATTATGGCGGGGATGAGGAGGATGCTTCTTTTGAAAAGAGCtatgatgatgttgctgctgacaCACAGTTGTCTATGTATATTATTTTACCTGATAACCGAGATGGCCTTGGTGATTTGATGGAGAAGGTAAGCTCAGATCCAGATGGTTTCTTGCACAGTCATCTTCCACTAATAAACCGACCAAGAGTTCGGATGGGAGAATTCTGGATCCCCAAGTTCAAGATATCATTTGATTTTGAGGCATCAAGAGTTCTCAAGGAGTTGGGAGTGGTTTTTCCTTTTGATCCCGACAAAAGTGAGCTCTCTGAGATGGTGACTGTTATTACTGGAAGCCAACTTGATCGAcccagaaaaagaaacaaaagtacTGGAGGAAATGTGTTTGTTTCCAAAGCCATCCACAAGTGTTTTGTAGAGGTTGACGAAGGAGGCACTacagctgctgctgctacttcatTCGATGATTGGGAAGAATTGTGTAATATAGAttttgaagatgaggatgatCTCCCAGAACCTGTAGACTTTGTAGCGGATCATCCATTCATGTTCTTGATCAGAGACGATAAGTGTGGGGTAGTGTTGTCCGCAGGATATGTCTTGAACCCATTGTTAACGGACGAGTGA